The DNA sequence CCACCATTGGTATGAATATACTCAAGAAGAGATCTTGGCTGCGAGAGCTCAATCAAGCAAGTCTTCCTTTTCATTCTTTAGTTtttaatttcaattaattatttatgaaGAGAACCTTAGAGCAACGATAAAGTTGTTTTCATGTGACTTATAGGTTACATGTTCGAGCCATGAAATCAGAATGCTTGCATCATGGTAAGTTGTCTATGTTACAccccttaggggttgtttggtaCGCAGGATAGTGAGATAAATTTATACCATCAACCAAACACAGTATAAATTTAATCTCAAATTTAATCCTGAATATTCCCTTATCCTATCAAACTTGGGATTATTTTATCGCACCTCTCAGGTGGGATAAAGGGAGGTGGAATAAATTAGTCCAGAGATTACAATCCAGGGACTATAATCCAGGATAATTTAGTCCGCATAGAAAATGACTCCTTAACATACGGCCGTTTCCTGATGCGCTTTCTGAAAATAACTTAAATAGGTATTTGAGCCAGCTCGAAAGATCTCTGCTTGAACACGCACAAGGTGGTTCGTGCATCGGGCAGTCCTTTATTTACTAAGAGTCTAATGAACAAAGGCGGATCTAAATGTTGCTATAGGGTTCAATTCTGCTTCAACTCTAACTATGTATACATATACAAAAAGAAAATTAATCTTACTCATTCTTAACCCGCTGACTCTAGATCTTGAATAAGCCTCCGTTGATGATttattaagttttttttttgtttgtgtgTGGCAGGGAAACGAGAAGAAAGGCACGTTAGCTGTACAAAGCTTAAGAAATGCACTAATGGAAACAATACTCACGGCAACAATCACAATGATCATAACTTTAGCATTGGCAGCTCTAACAAACAACACTTACAACGTGAGAAACCTCTTTACTAGTGCTTTCTTTGGATCACAAACAGGGAAGATAATCGTGTTGAAATATGGCTCAGCAACTATTTTCTTGTTGGCAAGTTTCTTGTGTAGTTCTTTGGCACTTAGTTGTTTGATCGATGCTAATTTCTTGGTCAATGCATTGGGGGAATTTTCCATAAATCCAATGTATACAGAGACAGTATTTGAAAGAGGATTTACATTGGCTTTTGTAGGGGATAGAGTGCTTTGCATGGCTTTTCCTCTTTTGTTATGGATGTTTGGCCCTGTGCCTGTGGTTGTGTCTTCTTTGGCTTTGGTTTGGGGATTACATGAGCGTGATTTTGCTGGAAATTTGTCAAGAACTATGAATAAGAGTTGTATTTGAATAAAAAAAAGTTTCTAGTGTTGGTTATTAATATTAGCGTATGGATCCCTTGATTTTCTAgtgtggcaagtgggccgggccgggCCCTAAACGGTCCGGTCTTGTGGGCCACGGTCCCGGTCCTTAAATAAACGGGCTCGGACTAAGCGTGCTTTTTGTAGGAACCGACCCGGGACCGGGCCCACAAACTCAAAGTCCCGGGCTAAAAAGGTCGGGCCCGCGGTTCCAacggcctaaacgggcccaacggctaagcagtaatttttaaaaaaattaaataaaaattaaagacaaaaagatgttaaaagaatatctaaggcaatgccttgtaaatttattatagaattgtgacctaatttttttattcaaatttaaagacaaaaatattgtaaaaagatattcaaaataatgccttgtaattttattatagcaataaaaaatatgacaATATCTTTCATAGAATCAATtacaagttgataaattttctcACTCtgtgaaaaatgagcaaacaaatttgcaagttctgcaatataaactaaacagttagactTAAGAGTTAGAACGAGATCAccaaattgacgaacaacttgttgaaaattgattatcgtcgAAAACTTGAAAACTTCAATTCACTAACTTCACAATGTTTTCATAAATTGTAACAACCTCAATATTTTTTGactattttttggaataaagtaagTAATAGTAGTAATCTCACATTTTtttttgataaaataaataattgtagcaagtatagaagaaaattagagcgATAGTTTGATAGATTGATGTTGATTTTTTAAGAAAATGAATGAATGAGGgagtatttatagtagaaaatagagaaaaagtgtaataataaaaagtttggggttaaaactaaGGGAAGAGGggttaaaatttttaaatatcCAACAACTATTTTTTAAACCCCTAACAACTCTTTTTTTCAAAAGCCAAacgactattttttttaaaaaaaaaatatccgTTAAGCCCGccaagggaccggtccggtcctgGTCTCTTGGCGGGCCTAACGGGCTCGGTCCTAACGGTTCCTAGCTAAGAACCGGCACACGAGACTGGCACGAGCCCACCTCTAGCGGACCTAACGGTCCCAACCCGTTTAGCCTGATAAGCCCACTTAGCCCGCGAGCCCGGGCCGGTCTCGGACCCGGCtaggcccacttgccacccttacccATACCCATTGCCCTATATCAAGTTACCTTCTTTTTTGGTATTTATTTTAAAGAACTATTTGAGTTGAAgtgaaataaaaatttaaatctggGCGCACAATTTTACGTGCAAGTAAGGAAGAAAAATGTAGGAGTTAAAAATGGGAAAATAACATatttgttataaatagaattatatttaaggtgaatatctatattttagagagattttagggtttgttacttggtggctatgtaacttttccctataaatagaggggttctattccattgtaattcatccaaatcaataagaattctctctctataCTTTTTTCTACAAtagtcttcttctttttttattgttttattaCACGTTATCACCACGAGACTCTAACCAATTGAATAGAGGCATCTGCTTTGGTCACCAAGCTTTGGGATATGTGCATGGTGTTCAACTTGTACATAATATTGAACATAATGATTGCCAATTGATCCATgaacttccttgatgaataaattctggatttaaggtaagtattttaccttatttttctcttttaaattcttgaaattctataatttgattttaaatacaagaaaagacaataaattttgattataattctaatagagtttgtaagaaattataaccaTCCGAAGTGGTAAAATTTTTATGTCTTTCTATTCATGTATGATTATGAGCATAAGAAGTGGAAATTcgtcccattgaatttgcttAATTCTCGTTCCCTTAAGAGAATGTGGTAGCAATATGTAATAAGTatgaaagaagacaaaattattacCGTAAAAGTATCAATGGATGTGGATATGgcaatagacgaaattataatcgttATCATTGTGGTAACGAGAacaataaggattctcaaaatgATCAAGAGTGAAAGTAGTGTTTTCATCAATTTGACATGAGATTATGTAAATCACATATggatgattatggtccattcatgTTGTGAATGTTACAACATctgatttatgaatacatattcattcttgaaagaatatgaacgtgctagtggtaGTGAATATACCACACTCACATCTAGAAGGAGGcttgagatgaaataagaaaataatttcattattatgGCATCAATGGTCATTGATCACGTGTCTATTGTGATTATGCCAAAATATTATGGCAATGTGATTATTACAAGGCAAAAGTAATACAAGCGACATATCTTGCCTATAATGATTTTGACCTTGActataatggtataactttctccttgaaagagatatttaccatatggatgttgatgaatatgtgattttacaaaattaattgagagctcttgAAGGGCCAATTATCACTACtttggagaaataaaattgattatcaataaggtattatgtcgtagtaagtctcaaagaaactcaTTTAGTTTTTAAAGTATTCGCGAaagcggttgattatattgagattataaataaaggaaagatttaatatcttctattactaTAACTTGTAGCGGgataatatgtatgtgaaaagTTACCCGCTTTATCCtgatttgtactacacaaatataaagatgccacaataaagtagaagtttattgatataaaaattcatatcataataaacttggaatttattaataattgtacacgtcatggtgtaaacctgaagtttatcaatattgataatttatccaGTTGGCAGAATTAGTTTAGCCATGTTAATTAAATATGATGTGCAACAAAAAAAGAATTCACATGGGTAAAcattaaagaactagaaagttctttacgaattctcttatgttgcttgttctcattaattaatagaTCAACTAAAAttggaattgaatcccatgaatgctggaaatatcaaaggtgaatatgggctcacTCACCTAccatgtataccacataagattcatctatgagatggttacatgcaCGATTATTATTAACCCGCAACCTAGTGTTTGCGaggtaacttgctcaataatttaacTTAGAGCATAATTTCcagattttctattcaagacagttcatcttgatTGGTTGGTTCACATCACAGTTGGTTTAGAAAAATAATCTATtgagtgcctccacttaatagctaaactattgcttatgagaacaaagttatctatatcaGTTTGATAAATGTTATATACGAAAGTATATTATATTCTCCCCTCACAAGTGGTTCAGGATCAGgaactaattaattttatattattattattgatgtgcggtgtatattttgattaacaccataacATACAAAGGTGAGTTTTcaaagttgaggaagcaagttagtATTTCTAACGGGGTGGGTGGGGGTGGGGAGATAAGATAAGCAGGTTTGGAAAAAAGATACGTGCAATGAATTATCATTTATACATTTAGATTCccgaataagataatatgaacttgaaattcataaaaaaataattcatctacaatatattgcaaagcatgccagacgcatttgctgacccaaagaaagtaactatatttTCATTGCAAATGCTCCAATTAGAATAAGTTCTAGAAGGGCAAAGTCTATGGCACGCTTAAAGAGTATAGACAAATcagtttcaaataaaattcttgataaagaagatgtgcaaatgatcaaaatgatcataataaggaggcaagtgatctagaagatcgcgtgacataacacttcataaaatcTCAGGAGAGGTTCAGGTAGctgaaaatatgaatgaagagatATCTATATCATGTCTTTATGAAAAAGTAGGctggaaccgatataaaatgttcGTCGACTACATCTATGATAACACTAGATATATATGAGGATCTTAACTCTGTAGAAAAAACTCAAGTAGAATTGGTTTTAGATGAAAGACATGTAGATTTGGACTTCCAGTTCAAACAgttgaaagtataaagtcaatggtgTGTGCAATCATATTTATCTATCTTATATATCTAGCATGACataaaaacttgatatgcatctaaagtTTATTCATATGGCTCATATGACTTAACTTATATGACAATCCCTGGaggatttaaattgcttaaagcaTATGGAATTCTTGGTTATGACATACTACATCctaagtgcaatttgtgcacatTTGTATCTTGttataactataagcatgataatgtgaTAGCAAGAATTATTACCTCTATGGAGATATCGAAAAGATTATTCCACGACATTATATGAAGATATTAtatatctgtcacgacccgaaattctcaccttcgggaccgtgatagcgcctaacattttatttgctaggcaagccaatgttagaataatattaactatttttaaacaattttaaaataattaataataaagaaacaaatgcggaaataaagtctgaaataaagtgaataatccataataataacgatgtctaaataccatcccagaattggtgtcacaagtgcaagagctactagaataatacaattaaaggtcTGGATGAAAATGAAGTTATCCGCAAGTAATACACAGAtacgataaagtggaaggggacttcagaactgcgaacgccatgcagttatacctcaagtctcctgtgaatagctgaatccgagcaaatatactgtacgccactgggaccaacttcgttatttgcacaagaagtgcagagtgtagtatgagtacaatcgatcccatatacccagtaagtgccgagcctaacctcgacgaagttgtgacgaggctaaggcaggtcacttactttaacatgtacgcaataataataataacaacaatactagaaataaaacatgtaactcatttcaACGGCTGAAGCCAACTCGAcggtcataaccaattattattttaatcagTTTCTgtggcggcgtgcaacccgatcccacaatatattcatttttatttaatcttgttgcggcatgcaactcgatcctcaatatatcttttcaatcaattctgttgcggcttgcaactcactcctccaatatattcatttcaatcaattctgttgtggcgtgcaacccactcctccaatatattcattttcatttctgttgcggcgtgcaacccgctcctctaataatataatttaccaatttttataaaagaaattactccaacaaatgcaataattaatatgaaattataagacaacaagcatataataattatgatttatttagaaataagtgatgacaagtagcaattaattgtgaaaattaaggataaaataggcaatttaataattagtatgctaaatgtcaagtagcaattaagtcacataaatcaaataagcatgtagcaattatagcatggattcaagacataatattgagCAGGAAATACAatagaaacaattaatataatgaTTAATTCACGATTtgaaacgatttatgatttttaaataattatgcaaataattaatttgacgacgtatagacactcgtcacctcgcctataacatttacctcgcttcgcaaccaatttcaagattccaataaatcttcgcctcgcgaattcgtgtccgaaagtttcaaatatagtcacaaataattcaatatactca is a window from the Nicotiana tomentosiformis chromosome 10, ASM39032v3, whole genome shotgun sequence genome containing:
- the LOC104120835 gene encoding uncharacterized protein, whose product is MGAISFLDTILVPLSLFITIGYHFYLWHHLKHKPSRTTIGMNILKKRSWLRELNQVTCSSHEIRMLASWYLSQLERSLLEHAQGGKREERHVSCTKLKKCTNGNNTHGNNHNDHNFSIGSSNKQHLQREKPLY